The following are encoded together in the Leptidea sinapis chromosome 29, ilLepSina1.1, whole genome shotgun sequence genome:
- the LOC126973607 gene encoding V-type proton ATPase subunit S1, translated as MAFCRIVLPLLVLSVVNSLASTSVPVFFWGDIDGPTIKSNPLVEVSELEFKNILEDKLKDDQFTVIFADETLSIEDLSRKNSQGESAFPYLHSNIGDVLYLPSVENPIKVLKKLEDSNKVDHVKLTENGLSAEIEKDDGKILFITLKDAREGESRSALLRRHNDFMEDMVSKLQEHYSKVVAIYTAEFPSWTVPDTHSRVRRQVQSAAYQTFNLNGLRMFTKNIILSSQAGVVYFSAPTNTETVMNGTLLNATLSFGDKSITLNFEEKSGYWFFDTVVYTESTTTPTTEFLYGKSEVYALSGFSYRCGQNATFTSNNSTTQYTLTFQDLKVQPYFKDTNSTEPPKFGDSYNCVGFFSVPIWSCLFVTFILLAITFYGIMMMMDIRTMDRFDDPKGKTITINAGE; from the exons ATGGCGTTTTGCCGTATAGTGTTACCTCTTTTAGTGCTTAGTGTTGTGAATAGTCTAGCGTCGACATCGGTGCCTGTATTTTTCTGGGGCGATATTGATGGTCCTACCATCAAGTCTAACCCATTAGTGGAAGTCTCCGAActtgaattcaaaaatatattagaagaCAAGCTAAAAGATGACCAATTTACTGTAATATTTGCTGATGAAACGTTGTCCATTGAAGATTTATCACGTAAGAATTCCCAAGGTGAATCTGCTTTTCCATACCTCCATTCTAATATTGGGGACGTGCTTTACTTACCTTCAGTGGAAAACCCTATTAAAGTACTAAAAAAACTTGAGGACTCCAATAAAGTTGATCATGTGAAGCTAACAGAAAACGGTTTGTCAGCAGAAATTGAGAAGGATGatggtaaaattttgtttataacttTGAAAGACGCTCGTGAAGGCGAATCTAGATCAGCCTTACTACGTCGTCACAATGATTTCATGGAAGACATGGTGTCTAAACTTCAAGAACACTACAGCAAGGTAGTGGCCATTTACACAGCAGAATTTCCTTCATGGACAGTTCCAGACACCCATTCAAGAGTCCGCCGTCAAGTTCAATCCGCTGCTTACCAGACATTTAACCTAAATGGCTTGCGAATGTTCACCAAGAACATAATTCTGAGCTCACAGGCTGGCGTAGTATACTTTTCTGCTCCAACAAACACTGAAACGGTAATGAACGGAACATTGTTGAATGCTACTCTCTCATTTGGTGACAAGTCAATCACATTAAATTTTGAGGAAAAGAGTGGATACTGGTTCTTTG ACACAGTAGTCTACACTGAATCAACAACAACACCGACAACAGAATTCCTGTACGGTAAATCAGAAGTCTACGCACTAAGTGGCTTCTCGTACCGTTGTGGCCAAAACGCTACCTTCACAAGCAACAACAGCACCACACAGTACACCCTTACCTTCCAAGACCTTAAG gtacAACCATACTTCAAGGACACAAATTCTACAGAACCTCCCAAGTTTGGTGACTCTTACAATTGCGTCGGTTTCTTTTCTGTACCAATTTGGTCTTGTCTCTTTGTTACCTTCATCCTACTGGCCATCACTTTCTACGGTATCATGATGATGATGGACATCAGAACCATGGATCGCTTTGATGATCCCAAAGGCAAGACCATCACCATCAACGCTGGTgaataa
- the LOC126973603 gene encoding uncharacterized protein LOC126973603 encodes MWLIQLLLIITISYNEAVMDFSPVFLLDADSVLSQVVIRANPFQQTVPEKFVEVIEEARRNSKIVVIFVEETFSTEDTSLKDNLGSPYHHLHKGLTDDKVKYLPSVIEPYRTLKSIFPHQSHNVFYLSSTSKKIQIYSGRYTHFYIYFKDSKNETRVDALRRHDVLMKEVYFVIRQIAAGPIVGFYTGKTNPVVLDRQNFISMKPAPIKATPGVTITSTGGIFKLSGVYSLVGDRKATFSQIPLVAEETWSGRRLNTRMAYTDFEIEFSFSFKDDCWIADSVSLMEWGEEVGRTKMAVGAPWGWSYVCGEPLVLVNTRDGSAVVISQYQIQPFNTAFLREDNNSTWDGQTTIGNGTSGFGPAIHCGPYFNPRILAGLMVTAMCLSILMYGIGFLYDCKSNDKLDDPHGKQLVIVSDGSA; translated from the exons ATGTGGTTGATCCagttacttttaattataaccATTAGTTACAACGAAGCAGTAATGGACTTTTCCCCAGTATTTTTACTGGATGCTGACAGCGTGCTTAGCCAGGTTGTGATTCGAGCAAACCCATTCCAACAAACCGTACCAGAGAAATTCGTCGAAGTGATAGAAGAAGCCAGAAGAAATAGCAAGATTGTTGTGATATTTGTCGAAGAGACCTTCTCCACAGAAGACACGAGCTTAAAGGACAATTTGGGCTCGCCTTACCATCACTTGCACAAAGGATTGACCGATGATAAAGTCAAGTATCTACCAAGCGTCATAGAACCTTATAGGACATTGAAGAGTATATTTCCCCATCAGTCGCACAATGTATTTTACCTTAGCAGCACAAGCAAAAAAATTCAGATATATAGCGGCCGATACAcgcatttttatatatattttaaggatTCCAAGAACGAGACTCGAGTTGATGCGTTGAGGCGACATGATGTACTTATGAAGGAGGTCTATTTTGTGATTAGACAGATAGCAGCGGGACCTATTGTTGGATTTTATACTGGGAAAACAAATCCAGTTGTTTTAGATCGGCAGAATTTTATTTCTATGAAGCCAGCGCCGATCAAAGCCACGCCCGGTGTTACCATCACGAGTACCGGTGGTATATTTAAACTTAGTG GTGTTTATTCGTTGGTGGGAGATCGGAAGGCTACATTCAGCCAGATTCCGCTGGTGGCCGAAGAAACATGGTCTGGAAGACGCCTCAATACAAGGATGGCCTACACTGACTTTGAGATCGAGTTCTCGTTTTCATTCAAAGATGATTGTTGGATTGCTG ATAGTGTATCCTTGATGGAATGGGGTGAAGAGGTGGGTCGTACCAAGATGGCAGTGGGCGCGCCCTGGGGTTGGTCGTACGTCTGCGGAGAACCCCTGGTGCTCGTCAACACCAGGGATGGAAGCGCCGTGGTGATCTCTCAGTATCAG atccAACCATTTAACACGGCGTTTCTTCGTGAAGACAATAACTCAACGTGGGATGGTCAGACCACAATTGGCAACGGAACTTCGGGTTTCGGGCCAGCCATACACTGCGGTCCCTACTTCAACCCTCGTATTCTAGCAGGACTCATGGTCACCGCTATGTGTCTCTCCATACTTATGTACGGCATTGGATTTCTTTATGATTGCAAGTCGAACGACAAGCTCGATGACCCGCACGGAAAACAGCTTGTCATTGTTTCTGACGGCTCGGCATAA